The following proteins come from a genomic window of Rhodoligotrophos sp. CJ14:
- a CDS encoding NUDIX domain-containing protein, translating to MSSLPGPLARLLARTVLHPLHRLRRGATLGIRVMLVDDAGRVLLVKHTYVPGWMLPGGGVEHGQTCLDAVRCELDEEVGVTLLEPPRLIGILANFARQPGDHVALYYAHKWRQRPVVSPEIAASGLFSLRDLPPDASPATRRRVAEYLGETPLAEHW from the coding sequence GTGTCATCTCTTCCGGGCCCGCTCGCGCGTCTTCTTGCCCGTACAGTGCTCCACCCCCTTCATCGGCTGCGGCGCGGCGCGACCTTAGGCATTCGGGTGATGCTGGTGGACGACGCCGGACGCGTGCTTCTGGTCAAGCACACTTATGTTCCCGGCTGGATGCTGCCCGGTGGCGGCGTCGAGCACGGACAGACCTGCCTCGATGCCGTTCGGTGCGAGCTCGACGAGGAAGTCGGTGTAACCCTGCTCGAGCCACCCCGGCTCATTGGTATTCTCGCCAATTTCGCCCGCCAGCCTGGAGATCACGTGGCGCTCTATTACGCCCACAAATGGCGCCAGCGGCCGGTCGTCTCACCGGAAATTGCCGCCTCTGGTCTCTTTTCCTTGCGCGACCTCCCGCCGGATGCCTCTCCTGCAACCCGCCGCCGGGTGGCCGAATATCTCGGCGAGACACCCTTGGCGGAGCATTGGTAA
- a CDS encoding glutathione S-transferase family protein codes for MGMLVDGKWQDVWYDTRSTGGAFERKPSSFRNWVTRDGEPGASGAGGFAAESGRYHLYVSLACPWAHRTLIFRKLKGLTDHVSLSIVDPLMLEQGWVFSDRAGAIPDAINGAERLYEVYLRADPHYTGRVTVPVLWDKQRATIVNNESSEIIRMFNSAFDELTDNRLDFYPAALRAEIDEVDDRVYGAVNNGVYRAGFATTQAAYEEAYRALFETLDRLDAGLAKQRYLVGHQLTEADWRLFTTLVRFDAVYFGHFKCNKRRISDYPALSGYVRDLYQVPGVAETVNLAHIKLHYYGSHRTINPTGIVPVGPELDFTSPAGRDHLA; via the coding sequence ATGGGAATGCTGGTTGACGGAAAATGGCAGGATGTCTGGTACGACACCCGCTCGACCGGCGGTGCTTTCGAGCGCAAGCCCTCGTCATTTCGGAACTGGGTGACCCGCGATGGCGAGCCCGGGGCGAGCGGGGCTGGCGGCTTTGCGGCAGAGAGCGGGCGCTATCACCTTTATGTGTCGCTGGCCTGCCCATGGGCGCACCGCACGCTGATCTTCCGCAAGCTCAAGGGCCTCACCGATCACGTGAGCCTGTCCATTGTCGATCCGCTCATGCTGGAGCAAGGCTGGGTCTTCTCAGACCGCGCCGGCGCCATCCCTGATGCCATCAATGGGGCCGAGCGGCTCTACGAGGTCTATCTCAGGGCCGACCCTCACTATACCGGCCGCGTGACCGTGCCGGTGCTCTGGGACAAGCAGCGCGCCACGATCGTCAACAATGAGTCATCCGAAATCATTCGGATGTTCAACTCGGCATTCGATGAGCTGACTGACAACAGGCTCGATTTCTACCCAGCAGCGCTGCGAGCCGAGATCGATGAGGTGGATGACCGTGTCTATGGCGCCGTGAACAATGGTGTCTACCGGGCCGGCTTTGCCACGACGCAAGCGGCCTATGAAGAGGCTTATCGCGCCCTGTTCGAGACGCTCGACCGGCTGGATGCCGGGCTCGCCAAGCAGCGCTATCTGGTGGGGCATCAGCTTACCGAAGCGGATTGGCGCCTGTTCACCACACTGGTGCGGTTCGACGCCGTCTATTTCGGACATTTCAAGTGCAACAAGCGCCGGATCTCAGACTATCCTGCCCTTTCCGGCTATGTGCGCGACCTCTATCAGGTCCCGGGTGTCGCCGAAACGGTGAACCTTGCGCATATCAAGCTGCATTATTACGGCAGCCACCGGACCATCAATCCGACCGGCATCGTGCCAGTGGGGCCGGAGCTCGACTTCACGAGCCCAGCCGGCCGCGATCACCTCGCGTGA
- a CDS encoding GNAT family N-acetyltransferase codes for MNALIPLTLKPQLPHDHAAVEALLDRAFGLGRHTKTSYRLREGESPVAELCRVAWFSSEIVGSICYSPLKIGEKGTDALLLGPLAVSPDLQNCGIGMKLMQATLVDAATLGHRLVILVGDQPYYARVGFAKVPEGRIILPGPVDPDRLLYRELVPHAFDAVSGLVLGPNRWEEVYGDAAPAALDGRLARLHQPASA; via the coding sequence ATGAACGCTCTCATCCCTCTGACGCTGAAGCCGCAGCTGCCTCATGACCACGCCGCAGTCGAGGCCCTGCTCGACCGCGCCTTCGGGCTTGGACGCCACACCAAGACCTCCTACCGGCTGCGCGAGGGAGAAAGCCCCGTCGCCGAACTGTGCAGGGTCGCCTGGTTTTCTAGCGAGATTGTCGGCTCTATCTGCTATTCGCCTTTGAAGATCGGCGAGAAGGGAACGGATGCCCTGCTGCTGGGTCCTTTGGCGGTCAGCCCCGACCTGCAGAATTGCGGCATAGGCATGAAGCTGATGCAGGCGACCCTGGTTGATGCGGCGACCCTTGGGCACAGGCTGGTCATCCTCGTGGGCGATCAGCCCTATTATGCCCGAGTGGGCTTTGCCAAGGTGCCGGAAGGCCGGATCATCCTTCCAGGACCGGTTGATCCCGACCGGCTGCTCTATCGCGAGCTTGTGCCCCATGCCTTCGATGCGGTGAGCGGTCTCGTGCTCGGCCCGAACCGCTGGGAGGAGGTCTATGGGGATGCCGCACCTGCAGCTCTGGACGGCCGGCTCGCCCGCCTTCATCAACCGGCGAGCGCCTAG
- a CDS encoding DUF4159 domain-containing protein has product MLTIGAITFQTAAALWALLLLPVIWWLLRLTPPRPERVSFPPIRFLLGLIAKEETPHKTPWWLMLLRMALIACLILAVARPMIDRSGQAGGGSGPLLIVLDDGWAAAKTWPTRLRVTSEAIDRARDKDQPVVLVTTSPKEAPPALEAKAAADVANTVSSLQPKALTPDRAGLARHLADTFGDHEPLDILWLSDGLDYGDASRFAASLQELGGGSRVRVIVPPATETAFAVGAPQLAGEGLAIAASRSRSDRDQTVTARALAGNGRSLAEQSLRFAAGEKRATTTMELPLQLRNEVARIDISGERSAGAVYLLDDRWSRKTVGLEAAGSIEANQPLLSPLYYVTRALEPYAELRTVSDSNATASGNTDLSATLQSGLSMLVLADIGQLPVGDRDAVRSWVERGGVLVRFAGPRLAAGHDDLVPVELREGDRALGGALTWEEPQPIAPFDEQSPFAGIAISPEVNVAKQVLAQPTADLGDKVWARLADGTPLVTAERRGNGLVVLFHVTANADWSNLPLSGVFVEMLRRILDMAPGSISSGAAPAESAAATEATSPSAAVNGGAFAPLRVLNGFGEMVDPPADTRPIPLAAFNETRPGPQHPAGLYGRDGRTRALNLHEEAPELTPIGALPSTVSLSTYQPAQTVSFAGPLLVAALVLFLLDALAVLMLSGSLGQLRARFAKAGTAVMIGVAFLAHPIDGHGQEGEAALPNPSFALENALETKLAFVRTGDSEVDEVSQAGLAGLTDTLAQRTAVEAAAPVGIDIESDEIVFFPMLYWPVLPDAPALSPAAAARVDAYLKNGGTILFDTRDHQSNLQELTGQVSPGTRALQRILANVNVPPLAPVPPEHVLTKAFYLLQSFPGRWAGGQLWVEASGGNTPEGSANFDGVSSVIIGSNDYAAAWAADANGQPLFPPVPGGARQREMALRSGVNIVMYVLTGNYKADQVHVPALLERLGQ; this is encoded by the coding sequence ATGCTGACGATCGGCGCCATCACCTTCCAGACTGCCGCTGCCTTATGGGCGCTGCTGTTGCTGCCCGTGATCTGGTGGCTGTTGCGCCTCACGCCCCCGCGGCCAGAGCGGGTGAGCTTTCCGCCGATCCGCTTCCTGCTCGGGCTTATTGCCAAGGAGGAGACGCCGCATAAGACCCCCTGGTGGCTGATGCTCCTGCGCATGGCCTTGATCGCCTGCCTCATTCTCGCGGTGGCGCGGCCAATGATCGATCGGAGCGGTCAAGCGGGCGGCGGCAGCGGCCCCTTGCTCATCGTGCTCGATGATGGCTGGGCGGCCGCCAAGACCTGGCCAACCCGGCTGCGGGTAACCAGTGAGGCGATCGACCGAGCCCGCGACAAGGATCAGCCGGTGGTGCTCGTCACAACCTCGCCAAAGGAGGCACCGCCGGCGCTCGAAGCCAAGGCGGCTGCGGATGTTGCCAATACGGTCAGCAGCCTTCAGCCCAAGGCGCTCACCCCGGATCGGGCGGGCCTTGCCCGGCATCTCGCCGATACGTTCGGTGATCACGAGCCGCTCGATATCCTCTGGCTCTCGGATGGCCTCGATTATGGCGATGCCTCGCGCTTTGCCGCAAGCCTGCAGGAGCTGGGCGGGGGATCGCGCGTGCGGGTGATCGTGCCGCCGGCAACCGAAACGGCCTTTGCGGTCGGCGCGCCACAGCTGGCCGGGGAAGGACTTGCCATTGCCGCCTCGCGCTCACGGTCGGATCGTGACCAGACAGTGACGGCCCGGGCGCTCGCGGGCAATGGCCGCAGCCTCGCCGAACAGAGCCTGCGGTTTGCGGCGGGCGAGAAACGCGCGACGACCACCATGGAATTGCCGTTGCAGTTGCGCAACGAGGTCGCCCGGATCGATATCAGCGGGGAGCGCAGCGCGGGCGCCGTCTATCTTCTCGATGACCGCTGGAGCCGGAAGACCGTCGGGCTCGAGGCAGCGGGATCGATCGAAGCCAATCAACCGCTGCTGTCGCCGCTCTACTATGTCACCCGGGCGCTCGAGCCTTATGCGGAGCTGCGCACCGTCAGCGATAGCAATGCGACGGCGAGCGGCAATACCGACCTGAGCGCCACGCTTCAGAGCGGTCTCTCCATGCTGGTTCTGGCCGATATCGGCCAGCTTCCGGTTGGCGATCGGGACGCGGTGCGCAGCTGGGTCGAGCGCGGAGGTGTGCTCGTGCGCTTTGCGGGCCCGCGGCTTGCGGCCGGTCATGACGATCTCGTGCCGGTGGAGCTTCGCGAAGGAGATAGGGCGCTCGGCGGGGCCTTGACCTGGGAAGAGCCACAGCCGATTGCGCCGTTCGATGAGCAGAGCCCGTTTGCGGGCATAGCGATCAGTCCGGAGGTAAATGTCGCCAAGCAGGTGCTGGCGCAACCCACCGCCGATCTCGGCGACAAGGTCTGGGCGCGGCTGGCAGACGGCACCCCGCTGGTCACTGCCGAGCGGCGGGGCAACGGGCTCGTGGTGCTGTTCCATGTCACGGCCAATGCGGATTGGTCGAACCTGCCTCTGTCTGGCGTCTTCGTTGAAATGCTGCGCCGGATCCTCGATATGGCGCCCGGCAGCATCTCATCGGGGGCAGCGCCAGCGGAGAGTGCTGCCGCAACGGAGGCGACCAGCCCATCGGCCGCTGTCAATGGTGGTGCTTTCGCCCCGCTGCGGGTGCTCAACGGGTTTGGCGAGATGGTGGACCCGCCCGCGGATACCCGGCCTATTCCACTGGCGGCCTTCAATGAAACGAGGCCCGGTCCGCAACATCCTGCCGGGCTTTACGGGCGTGATGGCCGTACGCGCGCGTTGAACCTACATGAAGAGGCTCCTGAGCTCACTCCGATCGGGGCACTGCCGAGCACCGTCAGCCTCAGCACCTATCAGCCGGCGCAAACCGTCTCCTTTGCCGGCCCATTACTCGTTGCTGCTTTGGTGCTGTTCCTGCTCGATGCACTCGCCGTGCTGATGCTCTCGGGATCCCTGGGTCAGTTGCGGGCCCGTTTTGCCAAGGCGGGCACCGCCGTGATGATCGGCGTTGCATTCCTCGCTCATCCCATCGATGGGCATGGGCAGGAGGGTGAAGCGGCCCTCCCCAACCCGTCCTTCGCCCTCGAGAACGCGCTCGAGACCAAGCTCGCCTTTGTGCGGACCGGCGATTCCGAAGTCGATGAGGTGAGCCAGGCCGGGCTCGCGGGCCTGACGGATACCCTGGCGCAGCGGACCGCGGTTGAAGCTGCCGCCCCGGTCGGGATTGATATCGAGAGTGACGAGATCGTCTTCTTTCCGATGCTGTACTGGCCGGTACTGCCGGATGCGCCGGCGCTGTCGCCTGCCGCGGCGGCGCGGGTTGACGCCTATCTCAAGAATGGCGGCACGATCCTCTTCGACACCCGCGATCACCAGAGCAATCTGCAGGAGCTGACGGGGCAAGTGAGCCCGGGCACGCGGGCGCTGCAGCGCATTCTGGCCAATGTCAATGTGCCGCCGCTCGCGCCGGTCCCACCGGAGCACGTCTTGACCAAGGCCTTTTACCTGTTGCAGTCCTTTCCCGGCCGGTGGGCGGGTGGACAGCTCTGGGTCGAGGCCAGCGGCGGCAATACGCCCGAAGGCTCGGCCAATTTCGACGGCGTTTCCTCGGTCATCATCGGGTCCAACGACTATGCCGCAGCCTGGGCCGCGGATGCGAATGGCCAGCCGCTGTTTCCGCCCGTGCCGGGCGGCGCGCGCCAGCGCGAGATGGCGCTGCGCAGCGGCGTCAATATCGTGATGTATGTGCTGACGGGCAATTACAAGGCCGACCAGGTGCATGTGCCCGCTCTGCTGGAGCGGCTCGGTCAATGA
- a CDS encoding DUF58 domain-containing protein → MAPTWIASQSPAQPPVDEAQRLALAYPALLVQADRIANTVAMGFHGRRRPGSGESFWQFQRYRAGEEAARIDWRKSARSDQLYVRQNEWEAANTVWLWASGAAGMDFQSKLATTSKRERALLILLTLSALMLSAGERVGILGSGRQPVATRNGLEKLAAIASGNEAGSSGLPEGSFAESGLPQVSLPRYSNVILISDFLVPLEKLRESISSIAARDVRGHIVQVFDPAEEHLPYTGRKEFEETGGGPLRFIIGRTESVRDSYRARIEAHRAGLKELARRLGWSFTLHHTDQPPQRAILPLYSRLSGNMLTGG, encoded by the coding sequence TTGGCGCCCACCTGGATAGCAAGCCAATCCCCGGCACAGCCTCCCGTCGATGAGGCGCAGCGGCTGGCGCTGGCCTATCCGGCCTTGCTGGTCCAAGCAGACCGGATCGCCAACACGGTGGCGATGGGTTTCCACGGGCGGCGCCGGCCGGGGAGCGGCGAAAGCTTCTGGCAGTTCCAGCGCTATCGGGCGGGCGAGGAGGCCGCGCGGATCGATTGGCGCAAATCAGCCCGCTCGGACCAGCTCTATGTCCGCCAAAATGAGTGGGAAGCCGCCAACACGGTCTGGCTGTGGGCGAGCGGCGCTGCGGGCATGGATTTCCAATCGAAGCTTGCAACCACCAGCAAGCGTGAGCGGGCCTTGCTCATTCTGCTCACCTTGTCTGCCCTCATGCTGTCGGCAGGGGAACGGGTTGGCATTCTCGGAAGCGGCCGACAGCCCGTGGCGACGCGCAACGGCTTGGAAAAGCTCGCGGCGATCGCGAGTGGAAACGAGGCTGGCAGCAGCGGATTGCCCGAAGGCAGCTTTGCCGAGAGCGGACTGCCGCAGGTGAGCCTGCCGCGATATTCCAATGTCATCCTGATCAGCGATTTCCTGGTGCCGCTGGAAAAGCTCCGGGAAAGCATCTCGAGCATCGCTGCCCGTGACGTGCGCGGGCATATCGTCCAGGTGTTCGACCCCGCCGAGGAGCATCTCCCCTATACAGGCCGAAAGGAGTTCGAGGAAACCGGTGGCGGGCCTTTGCGCTTTATCATTGGACGGACGGAAAGCGTGCGGGACTCGTACCGGGCACGCATCGAAGCGCATCGGGCAGGCCTTAAGGAGCTCGCGCGGCGGCTGGGCTGGAGCTTCACGCTCCATCATACGGATCAGCCGCCACAGCGGGCGATCCTGCCGCTTTATAGCAGGCTGTCAGGCAATATGCTGACCGGAGGATGA
- a CDS encoding AAA family ATPase encodes MQSINEADHKVVEDIERAGEKLGRAKEAIGRVIFGQQPVIDLALTSILSGGHGLLVGLPGLAKTKLVETIARVMGLQEKRVQFTPDLLPSDIIGSEVLEESDTGTRHFRFIRGPVFSQLLMADEINRASPRTQSALLQAMQEKHVTVAGQRYDLPRPFHVLATQNPIEQEGTYPLPEAQLDRFLLEIEVPYPDLEAERRMLFATTGPAESLPDAVMTAEDLLAMQRLVRLIPVGDSVVNAVLNLVRSARPDGDADEFVRETVAWGPGPRASQALMLGVRTRALMDGRLSPSVDDVIALANPVLRHRMALTFAARADGQTLDGVISRLCAKLG; translated from the coding sequence ATGCAGAGCATCAACGAAGCCGATCACAAGGTGGTCGAAGACATCGAACGGGCAGGCGAGAAACTGGGACGGGCCAAAGAGGCCATCGGCCGTGTGATCTTCGGCCAGCAACCCGTGATCGACCTCGCCCTCACATCCATCCTCAGCGGCGGCCACGGGCTGCTGGTGGGCTTGCCTGGTCTTGCCAAGACCAAGCTGGTCGAGACCATCGCGCGGGTGATGGGGCTACAGGAAAAGCGGGTGCAGTTCACGCCCGACCTGCTGCCGTCCGACATCATCGGCTCGGAGGTGCTCGAAGAGAGCGATACGGGCACACGGCATTTCCGGTTCATCCGCGGCCCGGTGTTCAGCCAGCTCCTGATGGCGGACGAGATCAACCGCGCGAGCCCGCGCACGCAATCGGCGCTGCTGCAGGCAATGCAAGAAAAGCACGTGACCGTTGCGGGCCAGCGATATGACCTGCCGCGTCCGTTCCATGTGCTCGCCACGCAGAATCCGATCGAGCAGGAAGGCACCTATCCGCTGCCGGAAGCACAGTTGGACCGATTCCTGCTGGAAATCGAAGTGCCTTATCCCGATCTCGAGGCGGAGCGGCGCATGCTGTTCGCAACGACGGGTCCTGCGGAAAGCCTGCCGGATGCGGTGATGACGGCCGAGGATCTTCTCGCCATGCAGCGGCTGGTCCGGCTCATTCCGGTGGGCGATTCGGTGGTGAATGCGGTGCTCAATCTCGTCCGGAGCGCGCGCCCCGATGGTGACGCGGACGAATTCGTCCGCGAGACGGTCGCCTGGGGTCCGGGGCCACGCGCAAGCCAAGCGCTCATGCTGGGTGTGCGTACGCGAGCACTGATGGATGGGCGGTTGTCGCCATCGGTCGATGACGTGATCGCGCTCGCCAATCCGGTGCTGCGGCATCGCATGGCCCTCACATTCGCCGCTCGTGCCGATGGTCAGACGCTCGATGGCGTGATCTCACGGCTCTGCGCAAAGTTGGGATAA
- a CDS encoding DUF1285 domain-containing protein, whose amino-acid sequence MRGLKEAAAATAKRGLPPVDKWNPDFCGDIDMRIAADGTWYYMNSPIGRKPLVRLFSTLLRKDEDGKTYLITPVEKVGITVDDAHFVAVAMAVEGEGEDQVIHFITNVDDEVTVDDEHPLRFAREEGTDGLKPYVRVRGRLEALVARAIFYDLVERGCTQTIDGVSWFGVWSSGRFYPMAPAAEIGL is encoded by the coding sequence ATGCGTGGCCTGAAGGAAGCCGCAGCCGCGACCGCCAAGCGCGGTCTGCCTCCGGTCGACAAGTGGAATCCAGACTTCTGTGGCGATATTGACATGCGCATCGCCGCCGACGGCACTTGGTATTACATGAATTCGCCGATCGGCAGAAAGCCGCTGGTCCGCCTGTTCTCGACACTGCTGCGCAAGGACGAGGATGGCAAGACCTATCTGATCACGCCGGTCGAGAAGGTGGGCATCACGGTTGACGATGCCCATTTCGTCGCGGTCGCCATGGCCGTTGAAGGCGAGGGCGAGGATCAGGTGATCCACTTCATCACCAATGTGGATGACGAAGTCACCGTTGACGATGAGCATCCCTTGCGTTTCGCCCGGGAGGAGGGCACGGACGGGCTCAAGCCCTATGTGCGCGTGCGGGGTCGGTTGGAGGCGCTGGTGGCTCGGGCGATCTTCTATGATCTCGTTGAGCGCGGATGCACTCAGACCATTGACGGCGTATCCTGGTTCGGCGTTTGGAGTTCCGGGCGCTTCTATCCTATGGCACCGGCCGCTGAGATCGGCCTCTGA